Below is a window of Micromonospora chersina DNA.
GTCGAGCCAGTAGCCCACCTCACCCGACCGCGCGGGACTGTCGATCACCAGCTGGACCCAGCCGACCAGGCGCCAGCCGCCCTCCGCCGGCACCGCGATGGACAGCGGGAGCAGCGAACCTTCCTGCCACGCCTGGCCGGCCCGTTCGAGGTTCGCGCGAACCCCTTCCAGGGTCGGCGGCTCCTGGAACGCGTCCGGGAACCACCGGGCGAGCCGCTGGTAGTTGGCCTCTACGAGGGCCAGGTGTGCCTCCGCGATCGCGGCCGTGCGCGGTATCAGGACCGCGTCGTCCCCGAGCGGCCAGGTGAACAGCGCGGCGGTGACGGGTGACACAACTGCTCCCGATTCGGTGGCGGGGGCCCGCAAAGTGCGGGCCCCCGCCGGCGTACGAGGGGTGGTTCAGGCCGGGTCGTCGGCGGGTGCGGCGTCCGCGGCGGGGCGCTGCGCCGGAACGTCCACGGTACGGCGGGGGCCGGTGAACCACTTCCGGGCCGAGGCGTACCACCAGATGGCCACGCCGAGCAGCACCCCGCCGATGGCGAGCGGTGCGTAGTTCACCGCGGTCCAGCTGAACTCCGCGTTGCCCGGCACGCCGGCCGGCACGATGGGCAGCACGAAGTAGACGGAGATGATCGCGATCTCGATCACCGCGATCCAGCCGAGCAGCCGGTACCTGCGGCCCAGCGTCCACGGCCCCGGCACGAACCGGTCCGCCATCCGCAGCCGCAGGAAGATCGGGATGAGGAAGGACAGGTACAGCCCGATCACCGCGACCGAGACCACCGCGTAGAACGCGACAGGCACGCCGGCCTTCTGGTAGAGCGCGGGCAGGGTGAGCACCAGCCCGGCCAGGGTGGCCCCGATGATCGCGTTGACCGGGGTGCCGTTGCGATCCACCCGGGACCAGAGCCGCCAGCCCGGGACCGCGCGGTCCCGGCTGAACGCGTACGCCATCCGGGACATCGAGGTCACGCAGCTCATCCCGCAGAAGAACTGGCCGATCGTGGAGATGATGATGACGGCCTTGAAGAAGAACGGCGTCAGCGCGGACTCGAAGATCGCGCCGGAGAAGCCGCCCGCCGAGTTGATCGCGTCCACGTCGGTGGCCGCGAAGAGGAAGGCGAGCAGCAGGATCCAGCCGCCCACCGCCGAGTAGAAGATCGACCGCCAGAGTCCCTGAGCGGCGGCTTTCGAGGCACCCCGGGTCTCCTCGGAGACGTGCGCGCAGGCGT
It encodes the following:
- a CDS encoding amino acid permease, translated to MATTPAPTAEQPMDDDARRLAELGYKQELHRKWSGFSNFAISFSIISILAGCFTTFGQAWNNGGPVAISWGWPLISLFILIIGFCLAELVSAYPTAGGIYWWAATMGRPVHGWFTGWLNLIGLVAVTASVDYGCATFLNLTLSALFDGWAGTAHQTFGLFVVILALHGLINIYGHHVIDVLQNVSVWWHVAGAAAVVLILVLVPDDHQSFRFVFTERFNNSGFGDGDTGGLTFWFYVLPLGFLLTQYTITGFDACAHVSEETRGASKAAAQGLWRSIFYSAVGGWILLLAFLFAATDVDAINSAGGFSGAIFESALTPFFFKAVIIISTIGQFFCGMSCVTSMSRMAYAFSRDRAVPGWRLWSRVDRNGTPVNAIIGATLAGLVLTLPALYQKAGVPVAFYAVVSVAVIGLYLSFLIPIFLRLRMADRFVPGPWTLGRRYRLLGWIAVIEIAIISVYFVLPIVPAGVPGNAEFSWTAVNYAPLAIGGVLLGVAIWWYASARKWFTGPRRTVDVPAQRPAADAAPADDPA